DNA sequence from the Methanoculleus horonobensis genome:
TCCATCGCCTGCCGCTGCATCTGTTCCATTCTGCGGCGGCGCAGTTCGGCGAGTTCGTCGTCTACCATCAGTCATACCTCCTGTCGATCAGTACTTCGCAAGACCCGGGGCGGTTGCGGCGGCCTCGGATTTCAGGCCGTTCGCAACGTTGTCGAGGAAGGACCTGCCCGCCGGGGTCACCGTGCGCCCCCCACTACCGTGGGCGACGTATCCGGCCGCTTCGAGCTGCTGGAAGATCTTCCGAACGATCGACCCGCTCCCCCGCTTGAACCGGTTCGGAGCCGAGCCGCGGTTCAGTGCTCCACCGTAAGCGGAGCGCATCCTCTGGATGCCAACAGGGCCGTCGGTGTAGATTCGACGGAAGACCGCCGCCGCACGCACGTACCACCAGTCGTCATTCTCGGGGGGCATCTCTTTGTGTACCCCCGTCTTTGCAAAAGCTGCCCAGTCTGGGGGCTGAATCTGCGAATTTTTCTTGAATTCTTCTGCCACCTGCCGGATGAGCATATCGGCAGGGATGTCATATACAGTCGTCATAGATGAACCTCACTCTCGCTAACAGTCTTTACATATTCGTCCAGTGATGTTTTATATATTTCGAGGATTGTGCCCGGGCGATCGGTTTCGCCGCTCCGTAAGGACGAGCGTCCGCCCCCGGACTTCGGCCAGGACCGCGCCGGCCGATGCTGCTATCTCCTCGGGATTGACCTCGGTGTTTCTGAGCCACCTCACTTTGACGACCTTCCGGTCCTTGAGCTGCCGCCGGATCTCGTCGATCATGACGTTCGTAATGCCGCGCTTCCCGATCCAGATGGTGGGTTTGATATCCTGGAATGATTCTCTACTCATTGTCGAGGCCTCCCGACCGGGAACCGCGACCGGTGCCCGCAGGCAAGACAGGTGACGACCACGCGCCCCCGGTGAACCCGGACCCGGGCGTTCGAACCCGGGACAAGGTAGGTGTAGCACCGGCGGCAGAAACGACGTTTCAGCGGCCGCTCTATCCGAACCCGATGACGCATGCCGATTCTGCGGGCCAGTTCCACGCACCGGTTGCTCCAGCCGGGGTTTTCGGGGTAGAACTCCGCGGCACGCGCAAAGAGAATAGCGATCCTCTCGCGGGCGAGTCTCCGGGAGCCTGATTTTCGTGTTTTGTCTGCCATGGTGCGATCCGTCTCAGTGGTGGGTCATGAGGTTGGAGGCGGGAGAATATATAAGAGGTTGATTGCCGCGGTCAGCGAACCCGCACGCGCCGACCGTCGACCTCCAGGCGATCCTCGCAGAAGAGTTTCACCGCGAGCGGGAGGGCTTTGTGCTCTTCTGCGAGGATCCGGTCGGCAAGTATCGTCTCGTCGTCGTCCGGGAGAACCGGCACGCATCGCTGAACGATGATGGAACCGGTATCCATCCCTTCGTCGACCAGGTGGACGGTGCAGCCCGCGACCTTCACCCCGTACTCGATCGCCTGCCGCTGTGCGTGCAGCCCGGAGAACGCCGGGAGCAGGGCGGGATGGATGTTCATCATCCGGCCCGAGAACTCGCGGACGATCCCGGCCCCGAGGATCCGCATGTAGCCGGCGAGGACGAAGAGGTCGGCCCGGCAGCCCCGCATCGCGGATAAAAGCGCTTCCTCGTAGGCTGCTTTCGTCGGAAAACGCGCGTAGTCGACGACCGTCACCGGGATGCCGGCGCTCTTTGCCCGCTCTATCGCGTACGCTTTCGGGTTGTCGGTGACGAGCCCGACGCAGATCCCGGGGATATCCCCGGCAGCGACGGCGTCGATCACCGCCTGAAAGTTCGATCCTCGCCCCGAGGCGAGGAACGCAAGCCGTTTCTTATCAACAGGCAACTCTCTACGCATACGTATCATTCTCCGAATTCCTTAGCGGGCCTCGTCCGGCCCGTTCTGAGAGGCGATGATCAGTTTCACCTTGACGATCCGCCGACCCCGCATCTGCATCACCACCAGCGTGATGTTGCTCTCCTCGATCTTGACCACTTCGCCGCGGCGGGGGATGTGGCCCAGCCGGTCGATGACGAGGCCGCCGATGCTCTCGTAGGCATCCGTCAGCGGAAGGAATAACCCCAGGTCCTCGTTGAGGTGCTCCACCCACGCCCGCGCATCGACCAGGTAGACACCCTCCTCGACCTGCTGAACCTCGGGCTCCTCCTCGTCGAACTCGTCCATGATCTCGCCGACCAGTTCTTCGAGCATGTCTTCGACGGTCACGATCCCGGCAAACGACCCGTACTCGTCGAGGACGACCGCCATGTGCTGCTTCTTCACCTGGAGCTCCTTCAAGAGCTCGTCGATCTTCTTGCTCTCCGGGACGAAGTAGGGCTCGTACATCAGGTTTCCGATCGTCGCGCTCGTCTGCTGCCGGAAGACCGCCGAGAAGACGTCTTTCACGTTTAAGAGCCCGACGACGTTGTCGATCTGCTCGTGGTAAGCCGGGATCCGGGAGAACCCCGTCTCGTTGAAGATGGCGAGGGCGTTCTCGAGCGTGGACACATCCTCGATCATGATGACATCTATTCGCGGCGTCATCACCTCGCGAACCGTCGTGTCTCCAAAGCGCAGCACCGAGTAGAGCATGTCCCGCTCCTCCTCCTCGATGGTGCCCTCCTCCTCGCCGACGTCGATCCACTCCTTGATCTCCTCCTCGGTGACGACCGGTTCGGTCACGCCGGGCCTGAAGGCGAACTGCCGCTTGATGCGATCCGCGACCCAGAGCACCGGGTAGAGCACTCTCGAGAGGTAGAGGACCGGCAGGGCGACACGGAGCGCGAGTGCCTCGGTGTGCCGGGAAGCGTACATCTTCGGCCCGATCTCACCAAAGATCAGCATCAGGATGACCGTGACCCCGGTCGCTATCCCGATACCGACGTCGCCGTAGATGGCGATCGCGATCGCGGTCGCGAGCGATGCCGCGGCCACGTTGACGATGTTGTTCCCGATCAGGATGGTGATCAGGAGGCCGTCGGTCGATCGTTTCAGCGTATCGAGTGCTTTCGCTCCTTTTCTACCCTGATTTAGGAGGGCGCGGACTTTCGCCCGGGTTATCGATATGAGGGCGACTTCCGAACTCGAGAAGAAGCCCGA
Encoded proteins:
- a CDS encoding 30S ribosomal protein S19e, whose product is MTTVYDIPADMLIRQVAEEFKKNSQIQPPDWAAFAKTGVHKEMPPENDDWWYVRAAAVFRRIYTDGPVGIQRMRSAYGGALNRGSAPNRFKRGSGSIVRKIFQQLEAAGYVAHGSGGRTVTPAGRSFLDNVANGLKSEAAATAPGLAKY
- a CDS encoding YhbY family RNA-binding protein; translation: MSRESFQDIKPTIWIGKRGITNVMIDEIRRQLKDRKVVKVRWLRNTEVNPEEIAASAGAVLAEVRGRTLVLTERRNRSPGHNPRNI
- a CDS encoding ribonuclease P protein component 4, which gives rise to MADKTRKSGSRRLARERIAILFARAAEFYPENPGWSNRCVELARRIGMRHRVRIERPLKRRFCRRCYTYLVPGSNARVRVHRGRVVVTCLACGHRSRFPVGRPRQ
- the purN gene encoding phosphoribosylglycinamide formyltransferase, which encodes MRRELPVDKKRLAFLASGRGSNFQAVIDAVAAGDIPGICVGLVTDNPKAYAIERAKSAGIPVTVVDYARFPTKAAYEEALLSAMRGCRADLFVLAGYMRILGAGIVREFSGRMMNIHPALLPAFSGLHAQRQAIEYGVKVAGCTVHLVDEGMDTGSIIVQRCVPVLPDDDETILADRILAEEHKALPLAVKLFCEDRLEVDGRRVRVR
- a CDS encoding hemolysin family protein, whose translation is MVVVDLLTIEIILFIVCLLLSGFFSSSEVALISITRAKVRALLNQGRKGAKALDTLKRSTDGLLITILIGNNIVNVAAASLATAIAIAIYGDVGIGIATGVTVILMLIFGEIGPKMYASRHTEALALRVALPVLYLSRVLYPVLWVADRIKRQFAFRPGVTEPVVTEEEIKEWIDVGEEEGTIEEEERDMLYSVLRFGDTTVREVMTPRIDVIMIEDVSTLENALAIFNETGFSRIPAYHEQIDNVVGLLNVKDVFSAVFRQQTSATIGNLMYEPYFVPESKKIDELLKELQVKKQHMAVVLDEYGSFAGIVTVEDMLEELVGEIMDEFDEEEPEVQQVEEGVYLVDARAWVEHLNEDLGLFLPLTDAYESIGGLVIDRLGHIPRRGEVVKIEESNITLVVMQMRGRRIVKVKLIIASQNGPDEAR